The following are from one region of the Hymenobacter radiodurans genome:
- a CDS encoding T9SS type B sorting domain-containing protein yields MKNFYRLFVLLPALLLATLAPAQTCENTPNSGADFKVVDASTGTEISTLCAGREIRLVDNSGRQLDPSVVRYATGAAITCTGSDFSTNASYTPNAADATRGFVVITQNTPQIVGASGIIFSKRVEVKASPAPTFTLTSCSPDVVQVTITDQVYAANLYTVKIGNNVFSNVDRSQPRTFSVPAGVTAVTVTGNYVGNSLCNNSNTQNFTPATAPRRPVLQQLEVRDKDIVFKFSDIQAGFQYEIQIAEMGAPGGYRTIARLITGNGDLEYTLLNAPLPACYRIRPSSACDATSSAGLPASNQVCTVDLGTISLVSTSANGINKLTWTTFDPVISTFQIRRDQQIIATIPGNRPFEYFDNTASCGTTYSYQVTALVDRAASASNKSSVTTAAGTAPEPPRLVAGFTLSNKVELYATNAVGQPLPNELTFLRTSPNPVELGVVNAPTISDTPENLSITSPPTYVARRRDACGSISGDSNPASPVVLSVDPQPEGARFTWSPLGAPNATIPVQYQLVRLALNGSTIDIIPVSGLSYVDTQPPTNQSTVRYRIEATGGGLATASYSNLVNVTRQPRLAMPTAFSPNGDGLNDVLEVKGRFLSTFVFTVIDRNGQEVFRGTNRTQTWDGRINGRAPVPGAYAWRFEALTDEGKPFIQHGAITIVR; encoded by the coding sequence GTGAAAAACTTCTATCGTCTTTTTGTTCTACTTCCAGCGCTGTTGTTGGCTACGCTGGCTCCTGCCCAAACCTGTGAGAACACGCCCAATTCAGGGGCCGATTTTAAGGTTGTGGATGCTTCCACGGGCACAGAAATATCAACTTTATGCGCAGGCCGTGAAATAAGACTCGTGGATAACAGCGGTCGGCAACTCGACCCAAGTGTGGTGCGCTACGCCACCGGGGCTGCTATCACCTGCACCGGCTCCGACTTCTCCACCAATGCCTCATACACTCCTAATGCCGCCGACGCAACGCGCGGCTTTGTAGTTATCACCCAAAATACCCCCCAGATAGTTGGAGCGTCGGGTATCATTTTCTCTAAACGCGTTGAGGTAAAGGCTTCACCAGCACCCACCTTCACGCTTACCTCGTGCTCCCCTGACGTTGTCCAGGTTACGATTACGGACCAGGTATACGCTGCTAACCTTTACACCGTAAAAATTGGGAACAACGTTTTCAGTAATGTGGATAGAAGCCAGCCACGCACGTTTTCCGTTCCTGCTGGTGTCACGGCCGTAACTGTGACAGGCAATTATGTCGGCAACAGCCTGTGCAACAACAGCAACACCCAAAATTTTACGCCGGCTACTGCGCCACGCCGCCCTGTTCTTCAACAACTTGAGGTTCGCGACAAAGACATCGTATTTAAATTCAGTGATATTCAGGCAGGCTTTCAATATGAGATTCAGATAGCTGAGATGGGAGCCCCTGGTGGCTACCGTACTATTGCCCGCCTAATTACCGGCAACGGGGACCTGGAGTATACGCTGCTAAATGCCCCCCTGCCCGCCTGCTACCGTATTCGTCCTTCTTCCGCTTGCGACGCTACTTCAAGTGCCGGCTTGCCTGCTTCTAATCAAGTCTGCACTGTTGATTTAGGAACAATCAGCTTGGTTTCTACATCTGCTAACGGTATAAACAAACTTACCTGGACAACTTTTGATCCGGTCATTAGCACTTTCCAGATACGTCGAGATCAGCAGATTATAGCTACTATACCCGGTAATCGCCCCTTTGAATACTTCGATAATACGGCGAGCTGCGGCACTACCTATTCGTATCAGGTGACGGCTTTGGTCGACCGCGCTGCCTCGGCGTCCAACAAGTCGTCAGTAACAACGGCGGCCGGTACTGCGCCGGAACCACCGCGTCTGGTAGCAGGCTTTACGCTCAGTAATAAGGTAGAATTGTATGCTACGAACGCAGTTGGTCAACCCTTGCCTAATGAGCTTACATTTCTGCGCACCTCTCCCAACCCCGTTGAATTGGGCGTGGTAAATGCTCCCACCATTAGCGATACGCCCGAAAACCTAAGCATCACAAGTCCACCAACTTATGTAGCCCGCCGCCGCGATGCCTGCGGCAGTATATCGGGCGATAGCAACCCTGCCTCTCCAGTGGTACTTTCTGTCGATCCTCAGCCTGAAGGAGCGCGCTTCACTTGGTCGCCGCTGGGAGCCCCCAATGCTACTATCCCTGTACAGTACCAGCTGGTACGCCTTGCCCTTAATGGCTCTACTATTGATATTATTCCGGTGAGCGGCCTGAGCTACGTAGACACTCAACCACCTACAAATCAGAGCACTGTGCGCTACCGCATTGAAGCTACAGGTGGCGGTCTGGCCACGGCCAGCTATTCGAATCTGGTAAATGTTACGCGTCAGCCCCGCTTGGCAATGCCAACGGCTTTCTCACCCAACGGCGACGGCTTGAATGATGTATTAGAAGTAAAAGGGCGCTTCTTGAGCACGTTTGTTTTCACCGTCATCGACCGCAACGGCCAGGAGGTATTTCGCGGCACTAACCGCACCCAAACCTGGGATGGTCGCATTAATGGGCGCGCACCAGTGCCAGGGGCTTACGCATGGCGTTTCGAGGCTCTCACCGATGAAGGCAAGCCTTTTATACAGCACGGCGCCATTACCATTGTACGCTAA
- a CDS encoding YbaB/EbfC family nucleoid-associated protein produces MFDMMGMMGKVKELQDKMKQAQDEVQFLTATAESGGGLVKATANGKRNVVKLEIDESLLTPQDREMLADLVVAAVNKALDEVSEKAKEELKNKTAGLMPNLPGLDLGNFGL; encoded by the coding sequence ATGTTTGATATGATGGGCATGATGGGCAAAGTGAAGGAGCTTCAGGATAAGATGAAGCAGGCCCAAGACGAAGTACAGTTCCTGACGGCCACCGCCGAGTCGGGCGGGGGTTTGGTAAAGGCCACGGCCAACGGGAAGCGTAATGTGGTGAAGCTGGAAATAGATGAGTCGCTGCTCACTCCCCAAGACCGAGAGATGCTTGCTGACCTAGTAGTGGCGGCAGTTAATAAGGCCCTTGATGAAGTAAGTGAGAAAGCCAAAGAAGAACTTAAGAACAAAACGGCCGGTTTGATGCCCAATCTTCCGGGCCTCGACCTTGGCAATTTTGGCCTCTGA
- a CDS encoding glycosyltransferase family 2 protein has translation MASDPYSSPTSLLPHVAVVILNWNGCELLRTFLPSVLAHSDGARVVVVDNASTDGSMELLGGFFPEVEVIQHPENLGFCAGYNQALAQVDATYYVLLNSDVAVTPGWLQPLVALLDRKPMVAACQPKLLAYAEPTQFEYAGAGGGYLDRLGYPFCRGRLFETLETDHGQYNDSRPVAWASGACMAVRASAWHELGGLETAFFAHMEEIDLCWRFWNAGYEVWYEGSSTVYHVGGGTLHKSNPRKTYLNFRNGLALLYKNAPRTSWGAFLSNALH, from the coding sequence TTGGCCTCTGATCCTTACTCGTCACCTACTTCCTTGCTCCCGCACGTAGCCGTCGTTATTCTTAACTGGAACGGCTGCGAGTTGCTGCGAACGTTTCTGCCCTCCGTGTTGGCCCACTCTGATGGCGCCCGCGTGGTGGTAGTCGATAATGCCTCCACCGATGGCTCGATGGAGCTGCTGGGGGGCTTTTTTCCGGAAGTTGAGGTTATTCAGCATCCCGAAAATCTGGGATTCTGCGCGGGTTATAATCAGGCATTAGCTCAGGTAGATGCGACTTACTACGTTTTGCTCAACTCTGATGTAGCCGTAACTCCGGGCTGGCTCCAACCCTTAGTGGCGCTGCTGGATCGGAAGCCAATGGTGGCCGCCTGTCAGCCTAAGCTGCTGGCCTACGCCGAGCCCACCCAGTTTGAATACGCAGGGGCCGGCGGGGGTTACCTCGACCGTTTAGGCTACCCTTTCTGCCGGGGTCGTTTGTTCGAAACCCTCGAAACCGACCATGGCCAATACAACGATTCGCGCCCAGTAGCTTGGGCTAGCGGCGCTTGTATGGCAGTGCGGGCCAGCGCTTGGCATGAGCTGGGAGGACTGGAAACGGCATTCTTTGCCCACATGGAGGAAATTGACCTATGCTGGCGTTTCTGGAATGCGGGCTACGAAGTGTGGTATGAGGGCAGCAGCACGGTGTACCATGTGGGCGGCGGCACGCTACACAAATCCAACCCCCGCAAAACCTACCTCAACTTCCGCAATGGATTGGCTTTGCTATACAAGAATGCCCCCAGAACGAGTTGGGGGGCATTTTTATCCAACGCATTGCATTAG
- a CDS encoding PspC domain-containing protein, with the protein MRKLTDFIEKQSFGVCNALGNRLGFSTSSVRLSFIYASFFTFGSPVVLYFALAFWMNVRRALRRQRSTVWDL; encoded by the coding sequence ATGAGAAAATTAACCGACTTCATCGAAAAGCAGAGCTTCGGGGTCTGCAATGCCTTGGGGAACCGGCTGGGCTTCTCCACCAGCAGCGTGCGGCTATCATTTATCTATGCTTCGTTTTTTACTTTCGGATCGCCGGTAGTATTATACTTTGCGCTGGCTTTCTGGATGAATGTGCGTCGTGCGCTGCGACGGCAGCGGAGTACCGTCTGGGATTTGTAG
- a CDS encoding tetratricopeptide repeat protein: protein MLKVAQEGQEVRVQPAVLESNGENVLFEVTARVPAKHLRKGKAYNLDLSYSYDNGLQQDTLGRITFISGEYVYDEQDKNKLVITKQFAFPYTPRKNPGTLIARPDARRLKPGGKMVKGNELPLARGIVTTARLVVRQDSTLHVLPETASNDRSGTRVLPFFFDVGKSAIRNYLGTNVVALEDFIDSNQRTERVMIVAGHSPDSLDAHDPRLADKRVQALAKYYKQRVDGFSYLNSVRNIVFETQAYRQRWDLFLSKVQESALKPEQIDSVVQIVNDTRGSFAQKEKRLHTLSFYDYLEDYVYPVLRFGTVAVQYTAPPRYDSEVYLLSKKIVEKAAEADALTPEELRYSATLTPLLAEKQRIYETAVATTGRWEAYYNLAAVLLQRSKKEITDKSRRAYQRRAATYFTLAAHRNPTAELFFRVATAYHRAGDKLEALQSYDYAIKLGGPRPVLEKVFADKAALEIEIGQLDDALRSLSFSGKSYQNTMNLALIYLIKQNYDGATTLYQEALSIKPDDAMAYYCLAVVAARARNESLLGERLRQAVALDRAYAQRAVEDLEFSSYTNSKTFLEALR, encoded by the coding sequence ATGTTAAAGGTTGCGCAGGAAGGTCAGGAAGTGCGAGTGCAGCCGGCAGTGCTGGAAAGCAATGGTGAAAACGTGCTGTTTGAAGTAACCGCCCGCGTACCCGCCAAGCACTTACGCAAAGGCAAAGCCTATAATCTGGACCTCAGCTACAGCTACGATAATGGGTTACAGCAGGACACGCTGGGTCGCATCACCTTTATATCTGGGGAGTATGTGTATGATGAGCAGGATAAAAATAAGCTGGTCATCACGAAGCAGTTTGCGTTTCCCTACACACCGCGCAAGAACCCTGGCACGCTGATCGCCCGGCCCGATGCCCGGCGCCTCAAGCCGGGGGGCAAAATGGTGAAAGGCAATGAGCTTCCGCTAGCTCGGGGCATCGTGACTACTGCCCGCCTCGTCGTACGTCAGGATTCGACCCTGCATGTGCTACCCGAAACGGCCAGCAACGACCGTAGCGGCACGCGCGTGCTGCCTTTTTTCTTTGATGTCGGTAAGTCGGCTATCCGCAATTATCTGGGCACTAACGTGGTCGCGCTGGAAGACTTTATCGACTCCAACCAGCGCACCGAGCGGGTCATGATTGTGGCCGGCCACTCGCCCGACTCCCTCGATGCTCACGATCCGCGCCTAGCGGATAAGCGGGTGCAGGCGCTGGCAAAGTACTACAAGCAGCGCGTCGATGGCTTTTCGTATCTGAACTCGGTGCGCAACATTGTATTTGAAACGCAGGCGTATCGCCAACGCTGGGATTTATTTCTGAGTAAAGTGCAGGAGTCAGCACTCAAGCCTGAGCAGATAGATTCCGTCGTACAGATTGTGAATGATACGCGGGGTTCATTTGCACAGAAAGAGAAGCGGCTGCACACCTTATCCTTCTATGATTACCTCGAAGACTACGTTTACCCGGTTCTGCGCTTTGGCACAGTAGCCGTGCAGTACACGGCCCCGCCCCGCTACGACTCCGAGGTTTATCTGCTTTCTAAGAAGATCGTTGAAAAGGCAGCCGAGGCTGACGCGCTCACCCCAGAAGAACTGCGTTACTCTGCTACGCTCACGCCCCTGCTAGCCGAGAAACAGCGTATTTATGAAACAGCGGTAGCCACCACAGGACGTTGGGAGGCTTATTACAACTTGGCTGCGGTGCTTTTACAGCGCTCCAAAAAAGAAATAACCGACAAATCGCGGCGGGCCTACCAGCGCCGCGCCGCTACCTATTTTACGTTGGCTGCCCATCGCAACCCCACGGCTGAGCTGTTCTTTCGGGTGGCCACGGCTTATCACCGCGCCGGAGATAAATTAGAGGCGCTCCAGAGCTACGATTACGCCATCAAGCTTGGAGGGCCGCGCCCCGTACTGGAGAAGGTTTTTGCAGATAAAGCGGCGCTGGAAATTGAAATTGGTCAGCTCGATGACGCCTTGCGCAGCCTCAGCTTCAGCGGCAAATCCTACCAAAACACTATGAATCTGGCGCTGATCTATCTGATCAAGCAGAACTACGACGGAGCTACAACCTTATACCAGGAAGCTTTATCGATCAAACCTGATGATGCGATGGCGTATTACTGCCTAGCCGTAGTGGCGGCCCGCGCCCGCAACGAGAGCCTTCTAGGGGAACGGCTACGACAGGCCGTAGCGCTGGATCGAGCCTATGCCCAGCGGGCCGTGGAAGATTTGGAATTTAGTAGCTATACGAATTCCAAGACGTTTTTAGAGGCGCTGCGGTAA
- a CDS encoding pyruvate dehydrogenase complex E1 component subunit beta, translated as MRTIQFREALREAMSEEMRRDPRVFLMGEEVAEYNGAYKVSQGMLDEFGAERVIDTPIAELGFAGIGVGAAMNGLLPIIEFMTFNFSLVAIDQVINSAAKMYSMSGGQYSIPIVFRGPTGSAGMLSSQHSQNFENWFANTPGLKVVVPSNPYDAKGLLKSAIRDADPVIFMESEQMYGDKGEVPEEEYLLEIGKANIVRPGTSVTIVSFGKMMKIALAAADELAKEGIEAEVIDLRSVRPIDYDTLIESVKKTNRIVIVEEAWPLASISSELTYTIQRRAFDYLDAPVIRITCMDVPLPYAPTLIEASLPNVERTVKAVKEVMYQKA; from the coding sequence ATGCGGACCATCCAATTCCGGGAAGCCCTGCGCGAAGCCATGTCTGAAGAAATGCGTCGCGACCCGCGCGTGTTCCTGATGGGCGAAGAAGTAGCCGAATACAACGGCGCCTATAAAGTAAGCCAGGGCATGCTCGACGAGTTCGGTGCCGAGCGCGTCATTGATACGCCCATCGCTGAGTTGGGCTTTGCCGGCATCGGCGTAGGCGCGGCCATGAACGGCTTGTTGCCTATCATCGAGTTCATGACCTTCAACTTCTCGCTGGTTGCCATCGACCAGGTCATCAACTCAGCAGCTAAGATGTACTCGATGTCTGGGGGGCAATATTCTATTCCGATCGTGTTCCGCGGGCCAACGGGCAGCGCCGGTATGCTATCCAGCCAACACTCGCAGAATTTTGAGAACTGGTTTGCCAATACTCCCGGCCTGAAAGTGGTAGTGCCCAGCAACCCCTACGATGCGAAAGGCTTGCTGAAAAGCGCCATTCGCGACGCTGACCCCGTGATTTTTATGGAGTCGGAGCAGATGTACGGCGACAAAGGCGAAGTGCCTGAGGAAGAATACCTACTGGAAATCGGTAAGGCGAATATCGTTCGGCCCGGCACCAGCGTTACCATCGTGAGCTTCGGCAAAATGATGAAAATCGCTTTGGCCGCTGCCGATGAGCTGGCTAAAGAAGGCATCGAAGCTGAAGTTATCGACCTGCGCTCCGTGCGCCCCATCGATTACGATACGCTGATAGAGTCAGTTAAGAAGACTAATCGCATCGTTATTGTGGAGGAAGCTTGGCCGCTGGCCAGCATCAGCTCCGAGCTAACCTACACCATTCAGCGCCGCGCCTTCGATTACCTCGATGCACCCGTTATCCGCATCACCTGCATGGACGTGCCCCTGCCCTACGCGCCTACCCTCATTGAGGCGTCGTTGCCTAATGTAGAGCGCACAGTAAAAGCCGTGAAGGAAGTTATGTATCAGAAAGCTTAG
- a CDS encoding DinB family protein: MNHRLNIRFEQLERATNQLLAQVELLGERASTSPGPGQWSAVQVVHHLLVAETGINQYIDKKLAQTEDLEEAGVGAFFRASLLRLLLRLPFLRFKSPSRLKALTPDEVPTLSVLQAEWETVRRHLERTLNEFPSKLLNRAIFKHPRSGMLTIYQTLDFMVDHVLHHQRQISRIAHAVALLPPPSRWAIMRISLPSVTLSSRARCRRRSRGG, from the coding sequence ATGAATCACCGTTTGAACATCCGTTTTGAGCAGCTTGAACGCGCTACCAATCAACTCTTAGCGCAGGTAGAATTGCTGGGCGAGCGAGCGAGTACCTCGCCGGGACCCGGGCAATGGTCAGCAGTGCAAGTGGTGCACCATCTGTTGGTCGCCGAAACAGGTATCAATCAATATATCGACAAGAAGCTGGCCCAAACAGAGGACCTGGAGGAAGCTGGGGTAGGCGCATTTTTCCGGGCAAGCTTGCTGCGCCTGTTATTACGCCTACCTTTTTTACGCTTTAAGTCTCCCTCCAGGCTTAAAGCCCTAACTCCAGACGAAGTGCCGACCCTGTCCGTGCTCCAAGCCGAGTGGGAAACCGTGCGCCGCCATTTAGAGCGAACCCTGAATGAATTTCCCTCCAAGCTGCTGAACCGCGCTATTTTCAAACACCCTCGGTCCGGCATGCTCACCATTTATCAAACGCTGGATTTTATGGTAGATCATGTGTTGCACCACCAGCGCCAGATTAGCCGGATTGCGCATGCCGTGGCGCTCCTCCCGCCGCCCTCGCGGTGGGCCATAATGCGAATCAGCCTACCTAGCGTTACTCTTTCTTCTCGCGCACGATGTCGGCGTAGGTCTCGTGGCGGCTGA
- a CDS encoding acyl-CoA thioesterase — translation MSIYEKTFTVRWADMDPNVHMRHSAYTDYAAQVRLDFLADQGFTMRRFAELRIGPILFREDTRFLKEIGMSETIRVTAELAGLNANGSRWRILHSIYKADGRLAATVTVDGAWLDLQQRKLTVPPAEIVAAFEHISRHETYADIVREKKE, via the coding sequence ATGTCTATTTACGAAAAAACCTTCACCGTACGCTGGGCCGATATGGACCCCAATGTGCACATGCGTCACTCTGCTTATACCGATTACGCCGCTCAGGTTCGCCTCGACTTTCTCGCCGATCAGGGGTTTACTATGCGCCGCTTCGCTGAATTACGCATTGGGCCTATTCTGTTTCGCGAAGACACCCGTTTTCTGAAAGAAATCGGCATGAGCGAAACCATTCGGGTGACGGCCGAACTGGCTGGCTTGAACGCCAACGGTAGCCGCTGGCGCATACTTCATAGTATTTACAAAGCCGATGGCCGGTTAGCCGCCACCGTAACTGTCGATGGTGCTTGGCTCGATTTGCAGCAGCGCAAGCTCACGGTGCCGCCCGCTGAAATAGTAGCAGCCTTCGAGCACATCAGCCGCCACGAGACCTACGCCGACATCGTGCGCGAGAAGAAAGAGTAA
- a CDS encoding RagB/SusD family nutrient uptake outer membrane protein, producing MLLAPGCDLDLPNPNNPTEAEVLTTRDGLLALSVGMRQFYANSALEAVILTPGATARELRGISTFTNVLEVEAGGADLPNNNANVTNLWSRLLRVAGMAEDLTASAPTVLSADPATRDAVLAHANLFRAIALGTLSQYFEQAPLTTSRQGGPAATFVPREQLLAEAIRLLDEAQQLITATPPSADFNAKVLGSTFDLANTIKAYQVRYTLQAGTYSATLAAANSIDLTKRSVFQFNNQNPNPIYQSAVVARNFRPRELTGFGLPAALAYPNDARVAFYIGQETINNAPSR from the coding sequence TTGCTGCTTGCTCCCGGCTGCGACCTGGATTTGCCAAACCCAAACAACCCCACCGAAGCCGAGGTGCTGACTACCCGCGACGGGCTGCTCGCCCTGAGCGTCGGGATGCGTCAGTTTTATGCCAACAGCGCGCTGGAAGCCGTTATTCTGACGCCCGGTGCTACGGCCCGTGAGCTACGGGGCATTTCAACCTTTACCAACGTGCTGGAAGTGGAAGCCGGCGGCGCCGACTTGCCCAACAACAACGCCAACGTAACTAACCTCTGGTCGCGGCTGCTGCGGGTGGCCGGTATGGCGGAAGATTTGACAGCTAGCGCCCCCACCGTCCTTAGCGCCGACCCTGCTACCCGCGACGCCGTGTTGGCTCACGCCAATCTGTTTCGGGCAATTGCCTTGGGCACACTGTCGCAATACTTTGAGCAGGCGCCGCTTACCACCAGCAGGCAGGGTGGGCCAGCGGCCACGTTTGTGCCCCGCGAACAGCTCCTAGCCGAAGCCATTCGCCTGCTCGACGAGGCTCAGCAACTCATCACCGCCACGCCGCCCTCCGCCGATTTTAATGCGAAAGTACTGGGCTCGACCTTCGATTTGGCCAATACCATCAAGGCCTACCAGGTGCGCTACACGCTGCAAGCCGGTACTTACTCCGCTACGCTGGCCGCTGCCAACTCTATCGATCTGACTAAGCGCTCCGTTTTCCAGTTCAATAATCAAAACCCCAACCCGATCTATCAGTCGGCGGTGGTAGCGCGCAACTTTCGGCCCCGCGAGCTGACGGGCTTCGGGCTGCCGGCCGCGCTGGCTTATCCCAACGATGCGCGGGTGGCTTTTTATATTGGTCAGGAAACCATCAATAATGCCCCCAGCCGGTAG
- a CDS encoding SusC/RagA family TonB-linked outer membrane protein — protein sequence MQLNLTPFEGFTADYVFGVDSYTQLGTAFIPPGNTTPDYATGFARRADRTVFQYNNDVTLGYRRNFTEWLESTTSVGATWQYDQVQSTSLTAQQLGIGGQTINNGVSVASENRTERRIEGYFAQQTFGLGQRLYLTGAVRVDAASPFYDRLNDDANWQTYYKGSASYLLSEEGFWKNGALTNYVPTLKLRASYGQSGNLTAIGAYDKQTNYVPSSVGGLLGVFRPGQLGDPRLGPERQEEIELGFDAGFLGGRLGLEATYYNKKINDLLLNRTFEPSTGFLTGLQNVGTMTNKGVEVLLRAVPLQKEKVVWNVTATYTRNRNEVNGIEGNGILPFAGGFGQVAAVNGEPVGVFYSTYYARNPDGSLLLTPTGFPQRELGVNGVPQRTPEGQPRGSVLSKVIGDPNPDYLASLINEVTVAGKLSFRLQFDAVQGFDVFNFTRRVGERDLYGGLAGYEPELRGEVPKGTSAVLFGIFEEYIEDGSYVKLREASVSYTLTPKFLGLQNIRASLTGRNLLVFTDYSGYDPEVNAAGQSTVVRNFDFVEVPIPRTLTLGLSATF from the coding sequence GTGCAGCTGAACCTGACTCCCTTCGAAGGCTTCACGGCTGATTATGTATTTGGGGTCGATTCTTATACCCAACTCGGTACGGCCTTTATTCCGCCTGGCAACACTACTCCCGACTATGCTACTGGTTTCGCGCGCCGCGCCGACCGTACCGTGTTCCAGTATAATAATGATGTGACGCTGGGCTACCGTCGCAACTTTACGGAGTGGCTGGAGTCGACGACGAGTGTAGGCGCTACCTGGCAATACGATCAGGTGCAGAGTACCAGTCTCACTGCTCAGCAACTGGGCATTGGGGGGCAAACTATCAACAATGGTGTGTCTGTGGCATCGGAAAACCGGACGGAGCGCCGAATTGAAGGCTACTTTGCTCAACAAACCTTCGGGCTAGGGCAGCGTCTGTATCTGACGGGCGCGGTGCGCGTCGATGCCGCCTCGCCGTTTTATGACAGGCTCAACGACGATGCTAATTGGCAAACCTATTATAAAGGCAGTGCTTCCTATCTGTTATCGGAGGAAGGGTTCTGGAAAAATGGCGCCCTCACTAATTATGTGCCCACGCTCAAGCTGCGCGCTTCCTATGGCCAATCAGGCAATCTGACTGCTATCGGGGCCTACGACAAGCAAACTAACTATGTACCCTCAAGCGTTGGTGGTCTTTTGGGCGTGTTTCGGCCGGGACAGCTCGGTGACCCCCGGTTGGGCCCAGAGCGGCAAGAGGAAATTGAGCTAGGCTTCGACGCCGGATTTTTAGGTGGCCGCCTAGGTCTGGAAGCCACCTATTATAATAAGAAGATTAATGATCTTCTGCTCAACCGTACGTTTGAGCCTAGTACTGGCTTTCTCACCGGCCTACAAAACGTAGGCACCATGACTAATAAAGGCGTGGAAGTGCTGTTGCGGGCAGTGCCATTGCAAAAGGAGAAAGTAGTTTGGAACGTAACTGCTACCTATACCCGCAACCGCAACGAGGTAAACGGCATTGAAGGCAATGGCATTCTCCCATTTGCGGGTGGTTTCGGACAAGTAGCTGCTGTGAATGGCGAGCCCGTGGGCGTGTTTTATAGCACCTATTACGCCCGCAACCCCGATGGCTCGTTGCTGCTGACGCCCACCGGCTTTCCCCAGCGAGAGCTAGGCGTAAATGGCGTGCCCCAGCGTACGCCCGAAGGTCAGCCCCGGGGCTCCGTGCTGAGTAAGGTTATCGGCGACCCCAACCCAGATTATCTCGCCTCGCTTATCAATGAAGTAACGGTGGCTGGCAAACTGAGCTTCCGGCTGCAATTCGACGCGGTGCAGGGCTTCGATGTGTTCAACTTCACGCGGCGCGTAGGTGAGCGCGACCTGTATGGCGGCCTGGCAGGCTACGAGCCCGAGTTGCGCGGCGAGGTGCCCAAAGGCACGAGCGCCGTGCTGTTTGGCATTTTTGAGGAATACATTGAGGACGGCTCCTATGTGAAGCTGCGCGAAGCATCGGTATCGTACACGCTCACTCCTAAGTTTTTGGGTTTGCAGAATATCCGGGCCAGCCTGACAGGTCGTAACCTGCTCGTCTTCACCGACTATAGCGGCTACGACCCCGAGGTAAATGCCGCTGGCCAAAGCACCGTGGTACGCAACTTCGACTTCGTGGAGGTGCCGATTCCGCGCACCCTCACCCTAGGTCTGAGCGCTACTTTTTAA